Proteins from a genomic interval of Maylandia zebra isolate NMK-2024a linkage group LG15, Mzebra_GT3a, whole genome shotgun sequence:
- the rhag gene encoding ammonium transporter Rh type A: protein MPAYATNMRTKFPIIALILEIITIILFAVFVVYDDGEHGHHDSHDTHNKTAHKLEPMDLYPMFQDVHVMIFIGFGFLMTFLKRYGFSSVGINLLLAAFGLQWGLLMQGIWHLEGGKIKVSILKIINADFSTATVLISFGAVLGKTSPVQLLIMTILEITIFSVNEHLVVAIMKASDVGASMIIHAYGAYFGLAVARVLYRPGLRNGHENDGSVYHSDMFAMIGTIFLWMFWPSFNSAIAEPPLSYTQLTAVINTYLSLAACVLSAYAISSLVEHKGKLDMVHIQNATLAGGVAVGTCADMSIGPFGAMLIGLVAGIISTLGFKYLNPILASNLGIQDTCGVHNLHGLPGILGGLAGIVAAALGKKDGASATMQAAALGSSLGFALVGGTITGLIMKLPFWGQPPDQNCFDDSIYWEVPNEEEENEESLAHGDQSKHKADV from the exons ATGCCTGCATATGCCACCAACATGAGGACAAAGTTCCCCATCATAGCCTTGATTTTGGAGATTATCACCATCATCCTATTTGCGGTATTTGTCGTCTATGATGATGGGGAACATGGACACCATGACTCACACGACACCCACAATAAAACTGCCCATAAATTGGAGCCTATGGACCTCTACCCCA TGTTTCAGGACGTCCACGTGATGATCTTCATCGGCTTCGGGTTCCTGATGACATTTCTCAAGAGATACGGGTTCAGCAGCGTGGGCATCAACTTGCTCCTGGCTGCCTTCGGCCTGCAGTGGGGCCTCCTCATGCAGGGCATCTGGCACCTGGAAGGGGGCAAGATTAAAGTCAGCATTTTGAA AATAATCAATGCAGATTTCAGCACAGCTACGGTCCTGATTTCATTTGGCGCCGTTCTGGGTAAAACCAGCCCTGTGCAGCTCCTCATCATGACCATACTGGAGATCACCATCTTTTCCGTCAATGAGCATCTGGTGGTTGCTATCATGAAA GCTAGTGATGTTGGAGCATCTATGATCATCCATGCTTACGGAGCCTACTTTGGCTTGGCAGTGGCTCGAGTACTTTACAGACCAGGTTTAAGAAATGGACATGAGAACGATGGATCTGTTTATCACTCTGATATGTTTGCTATGATCG GAACCATCTTCTTGTGGATGTTCTGGCCCAGCTTTAACTCAGCCATCGCTGAACCACCGTTGAGCTACACTCAGCTCACTGCAGTGATCAACACCTACCTCTCCCTGGCCGCCTGCGTGCTCTCTGCCTATGCCATCTCCAGCCTGGTGGAGCACAAAGGAAAACTGGACATG GTGCACATTCAGAACGCCACCTTGGCTGGTGGTGTTGCAGTGGGAACATGTGCTGACATGAGCATCGGGCCATTTGGAGCCATGCTGATTGGGCTCGTAGCTGGCATTATCTCCACCCTGGGATTCAAATACCTAAAT CCTATACTGGCATCCAACCTGGGTATCCAGGATACCTGCGGTGTCCACAATCTGCATGGCTTGCCTGGCATCCTGGGTGGGCTGGCTGGAATTGTGGCTGCAGCTTTGGGGAAAAAAGACGG TGCTAGCGCTACCATGCAAGCTGCTGCCTTGGGTTCATCCCTCGGGTTCGCTTTGGTTGGGGGTACTATTACAG GTCTAATAATGAAGTTGCCTTTCTGGGGACAACCTCCAGACCAGAACTGCTTCGATGACTCTATTTACTGGGAG GTTCCtaatgaggaggaagagaacgAGGAGAGCCTGGCTCACGGAGATCAATCAAAGCacaaagcagatgtttaa
- the si:ch211-22i13.2 gene encoding uncharacterized protein si:ch211-22i13.2 has translation MLKNSKNQRREKRRRKRSRSRSSSSSSSSSSSSSSSASSSSSSSSGSSRSSSRSRSSSSSSDSRSKSRKQSKKRRKEKHKKKGKKEKRSKRKKEKKSKGEEDSSGPVQISKYLKDRKKGKYSMISGKKIKMKVKKSKKDKQRDKNRAELLEFLNSTL, from the exons ATGCTTAAAAATAGTAAAAACCAGA gaagagaaaaaaggagGCGGAAACGCAGCCGTAGCAGATCTTCCTCATCATCCTCTTCCAGCTCATCATCATCGTCTTCGTCTGCATCGTCATCTTCATCGTCATCTTCGGGTTCTTCACGGTCATCCAGCCGAAGTCGCAGCAGCTCTAGCAGTAGTG ACTCTCGCAGTAAATCCAGAAAACAGTCcaagaaaaggagaaaggagaaacataaaaaa aAAGGGAAGAAAGAGAAACGGTCTAAAcgtaagaaagaaaagaagtcaAAAGGAGAGGAGGACAGCTCAGGACCTGTGCAGATCTCCAAG tattTGAAGGACAGGAAAAAGGGCAAATACAGCATGATTTCAGGGAAGAAGATAAAGATGAAAGTAAAGAAATCAAAGAAAGACAAACAG CGAGACAAAAATCGAGCAGAGCTTCTGGAGTTCTTGAACTCTACCCTGTAA
- the rd3 gene encoding protein RD3, whose product MAMASWFSWNEPYYRTPRRDPADVVTDTLMLEFSWQLKESEKQQRERENEYRRTKTGVDYSWLASTPRSTYNISTGERLGLEDLCAKVPPSCCGLVILKFREAMQANEPEVHEVSGLFRSVLMEALDHLKEEQEAERLARQWNNKRAMSVSLMNFRSRIKINPFGSTVGLTTAAAEGAGLSDLKTVSEDVERGMDKDEKMQRVWSMPDFRYKGTGSSKIV is encoded by the exons ATGGCCATGGCCTCCTGGTTCAGCTGGAACGAGCCGTATTACCGGACTCCCCGCCGGGACCCGGCCGACGTGGTCACCGACACCCTGATGCTCGAGTTCAGCTGGCAGCTGAAGGAGTCTGAGAAGCAGCAGCGAGAGAGGGAGAACGAGTACCGACGCACAAAGACTGGGGTCGACTACAGCTGGCTAGCCAGCACGCCCCGGTCCACCTACAACATCAGTACAGGCGAGAGGCTTGGCCTGGAGGACCTCTGTGCCAAGGTGCCCCCATCCTGTTGTGGGCTGGTCATACTCAA GTTCAGGGAGGCCATGCAGGCCAATGAGCCCGAAGTGCATGAAGTTTCTGGTCTGTTTCGCTCTGTCCTCATGGAGGCTCTGGATCACCtgaaggaggagcaggaggcggAGCGACTTGCTCGCCAGTGGAACAACAAACGTGCCATGAGCGTTTCCCTCATGAACTTTAGATCGCGGATCAAGATCAACCCGTTTGGAAGCACAGTGGGCCTGACCACTGCTGCAGCTGAAGGGGCGGGTCTAAGCGACCTCAAAACCGTGTCAGAGGACGTGGAGAGAGGGATGGACAAGGACGAGAAGATGCAGAGAGTGTGGAGCATGCCTGACTTTAGATACAAAGGAACCGGCAGCAGTAAGATTGTTTGA